GCGCTGTGACGCGCCCGTCCGTCGTCGTCCTCGACTACGGCAGCGGCAACGTCCACTCGGCCGTCAAGGCCCTCGAGCTGGCCGGCGCGGACGTCGAGCTGACGGGCGACCCGAAGCGGGCGCACGAGGCCGACGGCCTCCTGGTCCCCGGGGTGGGCGCGTTCTCGGCCGTCATGACCGCGCTCCGCGCCGCCGGCGGCGACCGCGTGGTCGACCGACGACTCGCGGGCGGGCGTCCGGTGCTCGGCATCTGCGTCGGCATGCAGGTCATGTTCGACCGGGGCGTCGAGCGCGGCGTCGACGTGGCCGGGCTGGGGGAGTGGCCCGGCACGGTGGGGCGCCTCGAGTCCGACGTGCTCCCGCACATGGGCTGGAACACGGTCGACGTCCCCGAGGGCTCCGCGCTGTTCGCGGGGCTCGAGGAGGAGCGGTTCTACTTCGTCCACTCGTACGCCGCGCGCACGTGGGGCATCGACCCGCTCCCGCCGCTGCCGGCGCCGCGC
The nucleotide sequence above comes from Clavibacter sp. B3I6. Encoded proteins:
- the hisH gene encoding imidazole glycerol phosphate synthase subunit HisH is translated as MTRPSVVVLDYGSGNVHSAVKALELAGADVELTGDPKRAHEADGLLVPGVGAFSAVMTALRAAGGDRVVDRRLAGGRPVLGICVGMQVMFDRGVERGVDVAGLGEWPGTVGRLESDVLPHMGWNTVDVPEGSALFAGLEEERFYFVHSYAARTWGIDPLPPLPAPRVTWATHGERFVAAVENGPLTATQFHPEKSGEAGIRLLANWLGTLRAA